TATTGCTAAAGCCTTCCTTCGATAGTAAAATACTCTTAGTGCATTATGGCTGAATAATCAAATTTAAAGGGGGAATTATTTTGCAACAGTTTAATAAAATAGCCGAACTAAATAGCCGCTCCGAGAACCAGAAAAGTCCCGATGAAGATCCATCTAAAATTTCTTTGGAAACCTATGTTTTTTTATTCTTTATGTTCGCTTTTTTCTTTTATCTTTCCCGAGTCATGGGTCTTGGGACTATGTTTAATGTGTTTATGAATACTGCCCATGAGCTACTATTAAATACGGTTTTCTTTATCATGGCTGTGGCTGTACTAGCAGGAGCATTATCTGCACTTTTATCGGAGTTTGGTGTTGTGGAACTAATCAACAAGTTGATTTCCCCCATTATGAAACCCCTCTTTGGTATGCCTGGTGCCGCATCTATTGGGGGAATCACTACCTATTTATCAGATAACCCCGCAATTATTTCTTTAGCTAAGGATAAAAAATTTATTAAATATTTTTATAACTATCAAATACCGGCCTTATGTAATTTGGGGACAGCCTTTGGGATGGGCCTGATTTTAACCGCCTATATGATCAGTCTTGGTTCGGAATTTATCGCTCCCGCCTTGATCGGAAATCTTGGAGCGTTAATTGGTTCCATTGTCAGTGTAAGAATTATGCTTCATTTCACAAGAGAATACTATGGAGTTGACCGTCAAGGAATTGAACGGACCTCTCGCGACCACAACTTCGAAGAGAGCATTGCCAGCACGGAACCCATTGACTTTATTCCGGAAAATTCACCTAAAACTGAAAATTACTTTGAGCGTGTGTTAAACTCGATTTTAGAAGGTGGTAAAAATGGAGTGGAAATGGGCCTTGGTATTATTCCAGGAGTACTAATTATCTGTACGATTATAATGATTTTAACCTTTGGTCCCAGTGAAGTTGTGGATGGTGTTGCCATCTATCATGGCGTAGCCTTTGAAGGAGTGGAGTTATTACCGCGACTAGGAGGATATATATACCCTGTATTGCAACCACTTTTCGGATTTGAGAACCCCGAAGCAATAGCCTTTCCCATCACTGCACTAGGAGCGGTGGGCGCCGCTATGGGGCTTGTGAAAAACTTTTTAGACAGTAACCTGATTTCACCAAACGATATCGCGGTTTTCACAGCCATGGGGATGTGTTGGAGCGGATACTTAAGCACCCACGTTGGAATGATGGATGTCTTAAACCTCCGCAACTTAGCAAACAAAGCCATCATCAGTCATACCATCGGTGGTTTGATCGCCGGGATCTCTGCAAATTATTTATTTAAATTCTATATATTGGCCTTTGGCGGTTAGTCATTTTTTCTGATGTAATATAAAATATCCTTGATCTCCCGTAACAATACAATGATTTTGTTCAAGGAATACTGTATACTAACTAGTATTACAATAACTATAAAAACTACCGGGACATATAACTCCATAATCTCCCTCCTTCATATAATTAAACCAATGAGAATCAATACATGGTCAAAGTATTAACTAAGCGCTTAAGATTAGAAAGAAACATATCAAGGATATGTTTCTTTTCTGTTTTATAAACATTTTTTATTAAACAATCTATTCTTCCGGATCGTAAGACCGCAGTTCTTTTTTTTCCCAATAGCTATGATCTATTCTATCTTCAAAGGTACTTGGGTAGCTTATCGTTTCTTTCGATCCGTCGCTTACATAGGGGGTTCGAGCTCCGGATTCAAAATGCCCTAACCAGTCATAGATCCCTACCCCATCCACATCCATTTCGCTGGCCCGTACTCTGCGGATTTTTAACGGATTAAAATTTTCATGAAAAGGAGATAAATAAGGGTCCCAGCCGACTTCTAAAACGGCAATGTTTTCATAAGCAATCCCGTCGTATTCTCCTTGGTGAAGATAATCCATTAACTCTTCATCCTTAGGTCTTGATCCGAAGGGAAGGGCCAAAGTATTCATTTCATAGTCCGGCAAGTACTCTAATACCATATTGTTTAAACGTCCCAATTCATATTGTAGTTTCTCAGCGGATAAATTATTAAAATTTGCATGGGTGTAACTATGGTTTCCGATATCCATTCCCTGATCTACGATGTAGTTTAATTTATACTCTACCAATCCCTCCTGCTCGAAAGGAGTGCCTCCATTAATAAAAAACGTTGCTTCCAAAGGAAAATCTGGATGTTCTTCATGAAAATCAGTTAGAATACCTACGGCAGAGTCCGAGTCAATTTCCCATTCTCCATCGCTATTCTCAATCATATTGAAGTTGTTCTGCCTCCCATCGTCAAAAGTAAGCACAACCGGTTTATACCCAGGATCAATTTCGATATTACCTGTTGCATAGTCCTCTAAACTAACGGGACGAAATCCTCGATCGTACAGCTCCTGTAAATCTCGACGGAAATTATCCGGGGTACGTACCCATGTGTCCTCTGGCTCATCAATATGATGATACATCAGCACCATAACTTCCCCTAGTTCATTGGCCTTGACTAAAGCCGGGTCTACTGATTCTTCCATTTTTTCATCTTCACTTTTTTCCTCGGTAAGTTCATCGGCTTCCTCTTCCTTTGATTCTTCCTCTTGGTCAAGAGTTTCTTCTTCTTGAGATTGGTCTAGAACATTTCCTTCTTCTTCAGCACTTTCATCGCAAGCAATAATAGCTACGGCGATTAAGAGCATAATTCCCATAAGTACGACTTGTTTTTTATTCATTATCGCATTGCACCCCTTTTGAAGTTGTTCATAATTTGTTTTACTAAATGCCTTTCTGTTTGTGGTTGTTCCTTTCCTTTGTTTTCCATTACCCTTACATCCAAATCTTTCTAAGCCAACTCTCTTGCATAGACAAAGAATATAGTTAGAAAACTTTAACTATTAGAATAAGCTGTGCTTTTGTAATAATATAACTTATACCCTATGAAAACGCAACTAAAAGTATTCCGATAAATCCCTTTTAAAAAAGCAGAAAATCGATTAAGATAGTATAGAAAGAAAAAATAATGAGGTGATAGAATGTTTCATAATGGTGAAAACCAAGCAGAAAATAAATTGCTATTACTCTACTTGTTATCGGAAGTTGATGGTGAAGCCTACCAGAGACAAGTAGTTGATTTAATTCTTGATCATGCGGTTATGGATTATTTCATGGTACAACAGTTGATTTCAGAATTAAAGAAATCAGAACTTATAGAAGAAAAGTCCCCTCGGGAAGAAAGCAAAAAACTTGTCCTAACCCCGGAGGGGAAAAATACCTTAGCCTATTTTAAGAACCGAATACCAAAAAATAAGCTTCAGAATTTTAAACAATTAATTCAAGATAGAAAGCAAGCTTTACAAGAAAACATTAAGGTCTCATCCAAAATACAAAAACTTCAGGATGGCTCTTATCTAGTAAAATTGGGAGTTGTTAAGAATGGTGTGGAAGAACTTTTCTTGAAACTTCATGTTTCAAACCTCCAAAAATCGGAAAGGATAGTAGACCGCTGGAATAAAAATCATTATTGGGTTTCTGAAGAATTATACTCCCTATTACTCGATAATTAAGTCAGGGCTTTTGCCCTGACTTTTCTAATAAATCATGATCGGTGAAGGGTAGTGTTATGAGCGACGTTGAAGCTGATTCAGACGGTCTTCTATGGTTTTTAACATCTTACGGTATTTTTCCACTTTTTCTTTCTCTTCTTCCACAAGACTTTCCGGAGCCTTCTTAATAAATCCTTGATTTTGAAGCTTCCCTTCCGCCCTTTTTACTTCTTTTTGATATTTCTTTTTCTCTTCTCCCAAGCGTTTCAATTCTTTTTCAATATCTAAAAGATCTTCTAAAGGGATGAATAGATCTATCCCTTCCACTACTGCAGAAACAGCATCTTTGGGTACTGAATCAGGATCCTTAAGAATTTCCATTTCCGATACGCCGGCTAAGGACTTAAAGTAGGACAAATGACGGTTTGCGATTTCTTTTTTACTCTTATCCTCGGTATGAATCATTAATTTAGCTTTTCTTGATGGTGCCACATTCATATCACTACGGATGTTTCGAAGATTTTTGATAATCTCCATCACAAGGGCCACTTCTCCTTCTTCCTTTGGAAAATGAGCTTTTTCATTGTATTCCGGCCAAGGTGCCACAATCACACTGGAATAATCTTCTTTGATATTTTGCCAAATTTCTTCCGTGATAAAAGGCATATAGGGATGGAGGATTTTTAGGATATTCTCTAAAATATGGTTTAACGTATATTGAGCGGCCCTTTTCTCTTTAGGCTCTTCTCCATACAATCGTGTTTTGGAAAACTCAATATACCAATCACAATATTCATTCCATACAAAATCATAAATTTTTTGTAGGGCAATACCCAGTTCAAATCGATCCATATTTTCTGTAACATCTCTTGTTACTTGGTTGAATCGAGAAATGATCCAGTAATCTGTGGTATTCAAGTGATTTTTCACATCGTTAAAGTTTACTGGAGAGTCTTCGCTATTCATTAATACAAAGCGAGTAGCATTCCATAATTTGTTAGCAAAATTCCTGCTGGATTCCAGTCGTTCAAGGTGGAAGCGCATATCATTCCCCGGGGTATTGCCGGTAATCAACGTAAAGCGCAGGGCATCGGCTCCAAATTCCTCAATGGCTTCTATAGGGTCTATACCATTGCCTAAGGATTTGCTCATCTTTCGACCTTCAGCATCCCGAACCAGTCCGTGAACAAGCACATGCTTAAAGGGGATTTCATCCATAAATTCCAAACCGGAAAAGGCCATTCGTACGACCCAGAAAAAGATAATGTCATATCCTGTCACCAATACGTCCGTAGGATAGAACTTATTTAGTTCCATGGTTTCTTCAGGCCACCCTAAAGTGGAAAAAGGCCAAAGTGCAGAACTGAACCAAGTATCAAGAACATCTTCATCCTGTACTATATCCTTGGATTCACATTTTGCACACTGCGTCGGTGCTTTCTTTGAAACCATAATCTCATCACATTTCGTACAGTAGTAGGCCGGTATACGATGTCCCCACCAAAGTTGACGGGAAATGCACCAGTCCCGAATATTTTCCAACCAACTTAAATACGTTTTCGAAAATCGGTCGGGTACAAATTGAATTTCTTTATTATTTACTACTTCCATTGCCGGCTTTGCTAAGGTCTCCATTTTCACAAACCACTGCTCTGATGTAATGGGTTCTACAACGGTGGAACACCGGCTACACTGACCCACGCTGTGATCATGTTCTTTGATTTTTGACACAAGTTTTTCAGCTTCAAGATCTTTCACGATGACTTTACGGGCCGCGTAACGATCCAAACCTTGGTATTGTTCCCCCCGTTCATTTACCTTTGCTTCTTCATCGAGAACCATAATTTGTTCCAAGTCGTGTCTTAATCCGATTTCGAAGTCATTGGGGTCATGACTGGGCGTGATTTTTAACGCACCGGTGCCCATTTCTTGATCCACATATTCATCGGCTATGATGGGGATCTCCCGGTTAAGCAAGGGGAGAATGGCTACCTTACCGATAAGATGCTGATATCGTTCATCTTCCGGATGTACGGCAATGGCAGTATCCCCTAGCATTGTTTCCGGTCGGGTCGTGGCAATAATCACAAATTCATCGGAATCTTTCACAGGATACTTAACATACCAAAAGTTTCCTTTTTTATCATGATGATCTACTTCTGCATCGGATAAGGAGGTTCTGCAACTCGGACACCAATTAATGATTCGATTGCCTTTATAAATAAGGCCCTTTTCATAGAGTCTTATAAAGACCTCTGTCACTGCATCATTTAGGCCATCATCCATAGTAAATCGTTCTCTGGACCAATCACAGGAGTTTCCAAGCTTTTTCATTTGGCTGACAATTTTTCGTCCATATTCATCACGCCAACTCCAGGCTCGATTTAAAAACCCTTCTCTCCCCACGTCTTTTTTTGTTAATCCCTCTTCTTTTTTCAATTTCTCCACAACTTTTACTTCCGTAGAAATGCTGGCATGGTCTGTTCCCGGTTGCCATAAAGTTTCATATCCCTGCATTCGTTTCCAACGGATTAAAATATCCTGTAAAGTGTGATCTAAGGCGTGACCAATGTGTAATTGCCCAGTGATATTTGGGGGGGGCAGTACGATAGAATAAGCGGGTTTGTCTGAGTTTGCATCGGCTTTGAAATAATCTTTATCCATCCAATGCTGATAAATTTTTTCTTCAAACGCTTTCGGATCATAGGTTTTCGCTAACTTTTCACTCATATCATTTCCTCCTTTTGTATACAATCGAATTTCAAACAATAAGACATGAAAAAAGCCTCATCCCCAGAGCTGATAGAATCAGTTAAGGACGAAGCTTGACATTCGTGGTACCACCTTAGTTTCTATAATGAAGCACTTAATAGTACCTATTGTAGACACTTCTTTTGGATAACGGATCTACCGTCTACAACTACTAAGTTTCATTGCAGAAGCTCCTAGGCTACTTCAGCAGCAATTGCCTTTAGCGATATTTCAGCAGACCATCGCCTCTCTTTTAAGGATTACTACCTACTACTCCTAATCATTGCTTATTATCTAGTTATTATAAATTATAATGAAATTTTCATTTTTGTCAATCAATATTTAATTAGCTGAAGAATCATTTAGAAACTTTATTTTCTTTTAATTTTTTAAGCCCCATCCGTAAATATCTGAAAAAAGCAATTACCGTTATTAGAATTGCTGTAATTAGTAAATATCTTCCCACGTTAAAATCCAGTCCGATAAGCAAAATCGCTACATAGAACAATACCGTGGAAAATTTCCCTAATTTGTTTGCAGGAATAACCGTTTTATCTCTTCTAGTATATAGAATGGTTGCCCCTAAAATCATCAGTCCTTCTTTAATACCCACGACGATTAAAATCCATAGCGGTAAAATTTCTGCTATAGTAAAACTGATAATTACGGTTAACTGCATTAACTTATCGGCGAGGGGATCTAAGGCCTGACCAATTTTCGTAACCTGTTGAAATTTTCGGGCTAAATAGCCATCTAACCCATCGGTAATGCCTGCTAAGAAAAAAACCCCTGTGGCATATAAGAGATTGTTATCTTCAAAGAAGAAAAAAACATAAATAAACACAGGAATTAATAATAATCGCAGGATTGTTAATATATTTGGTAAGTTCATATAACACCTCTATTGTCCCAATTTCTTATAACTCCATCATACCATAACTAATAAATAAAAAACAATCCTCTCTGCGATTTTCAGTAACTTCTAAGCTTCTTATCCAAATTTATGAATTAAGTCGAACTTCCTTCACAAAAGATCGGAATTCTTCTTTCAAAGCTTCCATCTCTTCTTTTGTGTAAGAGGTCATTTCTTTGTTTGGGAGCAAAACTTCATTGTTTAATCTTCCCCGTTGTAATACAAACCGATTACTGTTATGGACCATTTGCTTTAATCCCTCGATGGATTTTACAGTCATCATTCCTTTGACAAAAGTGGTGCGGAATTCATAATCAATAGGGTAGGTTTTCAATAGTTTGAGAGACCTCATGATTTTTTTTTCAAATCCTGATTTCCCCGTTACCCTTTCATAGTCATCCAAGGAAGTTTTTAGGTCCATAGCAACATAATCCACATATTTGTTTTCTAAAAGCTCCTTTAACATCGCAGGATTTGAACCGTTAGTATCGAGCTTAACACTAAAGCCAAGATTTTTATAATTTTTAATAAAGCTCACCAAATCCTTCTGTAGGGTTGGCTCCCCCCCGGAAATACAAAGATTTGAGATATATTTATTACGCTTAAGCAGCGTTTTTTCGAGTTTCTCTTCATCCATTGTATCCCCGCATTGGTTTACAATACTTTTGTTATGACAATAAGGGCATCGAAAATTACACCCTCCTGTGAAAACAACAGAACAAAGTTTTTCAGGATAGTCCACTAAGGACAGTTTTTGAAATCCCAGTATCTCCATGGTACCTCCTAATTAGCGGGTTTAATAAGATTAGCCAGGCTGATTTCATCGGAAAAGGTTTCCCGATCCTTATACTCTTCCTTCTTTCCTTTATTCCAAGCCTGAACCGGACGATGGAAGCCTACAACTCTTGTCCAAACCTCACTATTTCGATTACAAGTTGGGCATTGAAAATGTTCCCCCTTTATATAGCCATGTTCCGGACAAATAGAAAAGGTGGGGGTGATGGTAATATAGGGCACACTGCTTTTTTCCATAGCCGTTTTAATTAGTGTTTTGCAGGTTTCAACGTCACCCACTTCCTCCCCTAAAAACCCATGCATCACGGTTCCTCCGGTATATAAGGATTGTAACTTTTCTTGAAGCTCTAAGGCTTCAAAGAAGTCTTCGGTATGGCCTACGGGCAACTGTGTAGAATTCGTATAATAAGGTTCTTTCTCTCCTTGAGTGAAAATCTTTCCATACATTTTTTTATCCAGTCGAGCGAAACGATAAGCGGCCCCTTCCGCCGGAGAAGCTTCTAGATTCCAGAGGCTTCCTGTTTCTTCCTGAAAGATTTGAATTACTTTATTCATAAATTCCATTATTTCCACAGCAAATTGATTGCCTTCAGGGGTGGTAATATCCTTTCCTAAAAGATTTACACAGGCTTCATTCATTCCGTTTAGACCGATAGTGGAGAAGTGATTTTTAAAGTATTCTCCTGTATTATCTTTTACCCCTTGTAAATAAAACTTTGAATAGGGATATAATCCGGCTTCCATGTACTTTTCCAGCATAACCCGTTTCGCATCACAAATTTCACGGGATTTTTCCATTAATAATCGGACCTCTTTTTTGAATTCCTCTTCACTCGTGGCCAAATACCCGATTCGAGCCATATTTAAAGTTACCACATTGATGGATCCCGTTAGAGGATTGGCTCCAAACAGTCCGCCCCCTCTTTTTCTCAGCTCCCGATTATCCAGTCTCAATCGACAGCACATACTTCTTACATCCTCAGGAGCAAGATCAGAGTTTAAAAAGTTAGCAAAATAAGGAGTTCCGAATTTCCTTGTCATTTCCATGATACTGTTGACCACGGGGGCATGCCAAGGAAAATCCTTGGTAATATTAATGGTGGGTATCGGAAAACTGAATGCTCTACCTGCTCCGTCACCTTCCATCATCACTTCACAAAAGGCTTGATTAAACATATCCATTTCTTCTTGAAACTCTCCATAATTTTTGTCTTTCAAAGCACCGGCAATTTTAACTGGTTGCTTCGTTAATAATGGATGGGGAGCAATATCCAAAGTAACATTTGTAAAAGGCGTTTGAAAGCCTACCCTAGTAGGCACATTAAGATTGAAGACAAAACGCTGCAGTGATTTTTTTACCTGCGTGTAGTCCAGTCCGTCATAGTGAATGAAAGGGGCTAAGTACGTATCAATACTTGAGACAGCTTGAGCACCGGCGGCTTCTCCTTGCAGAGTGTATAAAAGGTTTACCAGCTGACCTAATGCGGATTCAAAGTGTTTCGGGGGACGAGATTCCACTTTTCCTTGAGCTCCTTTGAAACCCTGCTCTAGAAAAGCTTCTAAGTCCCAACCACAGCAGTAAGGGGCTAAAAGACCTAAATCATGAATATGTAGATCGCCCTTGATATGTGAATCCCGTAAGTTTTTATCATAAATTTTGTTTAGCCAGTATTTCTTCGTAATATTTTCTACTATATGATTATTTAGCCCCTGCAATGAAAAGCTCATATTTGCGTTCTCATTCACCCGCCAGTCATCAAGATTCACATAGTCTTCGATCATCTCCTCAGCATCCATAAAGAGATTTTTCACTTCCCGAATTTCCTCATGGCGTTTTCGGTATAAAATATAGGCTTTTGCAGTCTTTGCATGTCCCTCTTCGATCAAAATTTTCTCTACCACATCTTGAATATCCTCCACTGCAGGAATATTTCCCCGATAAGTTTCCTTTAACACGGACTCTACCTTTCGGGTTAAATCATCGGCCTTAGCCTGATTTTTTCCACCGACGGATTGCGCTGCGGCAAAAATAGCTTTAGTAATTTTTACTGAATCGTAATTTACAATTTCTCCATTCCTTTTTTGTACCTTTGCTACTGTCATTCCTACCCCTCCTTGAAATTCCTAAGTTCATCTACTACATATTGTATATTATATAGAAAAGAGCTACAAGATTCAATCCAAATCGGAAAGAAAAATGAAGCTCTTCTTATATCCCTTGAGAATACTAACTAGCTTTTGAAATTATTTTTCTTTGAAAATTTTATTCAACTCATACATTAATAAATTCCACCCGGTAGGATTAAACCCTGGATCCTGATGGGAATTAAGGATTTGTACACGAGTTTTCAGATGACTTTTACTTATTAGAAGTTTATTTTTTTTATCGAAATTTTGATTAATCGATGCATTCTTTTTCCCTAAAATCAACTGATGTTTCTTCAGTTGGTTCTTAAGTTGAAGGACTGTACCGATATTGCCATGTACTAAAGGGACCTGATTATTTAGCATCTGTTTTATAGTATCGGTTAAAAAAACATAATGGGTACAGCCTAAAACGATAACATCTCCTTTGCCAATAGAGGCCTTACCCAATAGTTTTCGCAAGTACTCCAACACCTTGGCCCCTACCCCGCCCTCCTGTTCAATTAACTGCACAAGTCCCGGACAGGGTAATTTTAAAATTTCTTTATTAGTGTCAATATTTCGTACAAGTTCATGGAACTTTTCTTCTCTTAAGGTAAAAGGGGTTGCCATCACAACCACGCGGTGAATATTTTCCATATTGACGGCGGGTTTTACTGCCGGTTCCATTCCAATAATAGGTATATTATACAGACTTCTTAAATCACTAATTGCTGCACTGGTTGCGGTGTTGCAGGCAACAACCATGGCTTTCGCATTTTGGTCAAGGAGT
The window above is part of the Isachenkonia alkalipeptolytica genome. Proteins encoded here:
- a CDS encoding CD0519/CD1768 family membrane protein — its product is MAELNSRSENQKSPDEDPSKISLETYVFLFFMFAFFFYLSRVMGLGTMFNVFMNTAHELLLNTVFFIMAVAVLAGALSALLSEFGVVELINKLISPIMKPLFGMPGAASIGGITTYLSDNPAIISLAKDKKFIKYFYNYQIPALCNLGTAFGMGLILTAYMISLGSEFIAPALIGNLGALIGSIVSVRIMLHFTREYYGVDRQGIERTSRDHNFEESIASTEPIDFIPENSPKTENYFERVLNSILEGGKNGVEMGLGIIPGVLIICTIIMILTFGPSEVVDGVAIYHGVAFEGVELLPRLGGYIYPVLQPLFGFENPEAIAFPITALGAVGAAMGLVKNFLDSNLISPNDIAVFTAMGMCWSGYLSTHVGMMDVLNLRNLANKAIISHTIGGLIAGISANYLFKFYILAFGG
- a CDS encoding polysaccharide deacetylase family protein, translated to MNKKQVVLMGIMLLIAVAIIACDESAEEEGNVLDQSQEEETLDQEEESKEEEADELTEEKSEDEKMEESVDPALVKANELGEVMVLMYHHIDEPEDTWVRTPDNFRRDLQELYDRGFRPVSLEDYATGNIEIDPGYKPVVLTFDDGRQNNFNMIENSDGEWEIDSDSAVGILTDFHEEHPDFPLEATFFINGGTPFEQEGLVEYKLNYIVDQGMDIGNHSYTHANFNNLSAEKLQYELGRLNNMVLEYLPDYEMNTLALPFGSRPKDEELMDYLHQGEYDGIAYENIAVLEVGWDPYLSPFHENFNPLKIRRVRASEMDVDGVGIYDWLGHFESGARTPYVSDGSKETISYPSTFEDRIDHSYWEKKELRSYDPEE
- a CDS encoding DUF4364 family protein — its product is MFHNGENQAENKLLLLYLLSEVDGEAYQRQVVDLILDHAVMDYFMVQQLISELKKSELIEEKSPREESKKLVLTPEGKNTLAYFKNRIPKNKLQNFKQLIQDRKQALQENIKVSSKIQKLQDGSYLVKLGVVKNGVEELFLKLHVSNLQKSERIVDRWNKNHYWVSEELYSLLLDN
- a CDS encoding valine--tRNA ligase: MSEKLAKTYDPKAFEEKIYQHWMDKDYFKADANSDKPAYSIVLPPPNITGQLHIGHALDHTLQDILIRWKRMQGYETLWQPGTDHASISTEVKVVEKLKKEEGLTKKDVGREGFLNRAWSWRDEYGRKIVSQMKKLGNSCDWSRERFTMDDGLNDAVTEVFIRLYEKGLIYKGNRIINWCPSCRTSLSDAEVDHHDKKGNFWYVKYPVKDSDEFVIIATTRPETMLGDTAIAVHPEDERYQHLIGKVAILPLLNREIPIIADEYVDQEMGTGALKITPSHDPNDFEIGLRHDLEQIMVLDEEAKVNERGEQYQGLDRYAARKVIVKDLEAEKLVSKIKEHDHSVGQCSRCSTVVEPITSEQWFVKMETLAKPAMEVVNNKEIQFVPDRFSKTYLSWLENIRDWCISRQLWWGHRIPAYYCTKCDEIMVSKKAPTQCAKCESKDIVQDEDVLDTWFSSALWPFSTLGWPEETMELNKFYPTDVLVTGYDIIFFWVVRMAFSGLEFMDEIPFKHVLVHGLVRDAEGRKMSKSLGNGIDPIEAIEEFGADALRFTLITGNTPGNDMRFHLERLESSRNFANKLWNATRFVLMNSEDSPVNFNDVKNHLNTTDYWIISRFNQVTRDVTENMDRFELGIALQKIYDFVWNEYCDWYIEFSKTRLYGEEPKEKRAAQYTLNHILENILKILHPYMPFITEEIWQNIKEDYSSVIVAPWPEYNEKAHFPKEEGEVALVMEIIKNLRNIRSDMNVAPSRKAKLMIHTEDKSKKEIANRHLSYFKSLAGVSEMEILKDPDSVPKDAVSAVVEGIDLFIPLEDLLDIEKELKRLGEEKKKYQKEVKRAEGKLQNQGFIKKAPESLVEEEKEKVEKYRKMLKTIEDRLNQLQRRS
- the pgsA gene encoding CDP-diacylglycerol--glycerol-3-phosphate 3-phosphatidyltransferase yields the protein MNLPNILTILRLLLIPVFIYVFFFFEDNNLLYATGVFFLAGITDGLDGYLARKFQQVTKIGQALDPLADKLMQLTVIISFTIAEILPLWILIVVGIKEGLMILGATILYTRRDKTVIPANKLGKFSTVLFYVAILLIGLDFNVGRYLLITAILITVIAFFRYLRMGLKKLKENKVSK
- a CDS encoding anaerobic ribonucleoside-triphosphate reductase activating protein, giving the protein MEILGFQKLSLVDYPEKLCSVVFTGGCNFRCPYCHNKSIVNQCGDTMDEEKLEKTLLKRNKYISNLCISGGEPTLQKDLVSFIKNYKNLGFSVKLDTNGSNPAMLKELLENKYVDYVAMDLKTSLDDYERVTGKSGFEKKIMRSLKLLKTYPIDYEFRTTFVKGMMTVKSIEGLKQMVHNSNRFVLQRGRLNNEVLLPNKEMTSYTKEEMEALKEEFRSFVKEVRLNS
- a CDS encoding ribonucleoside triphosphate reductase, whose translation is MTVAKVQKRNGEIVNYDSVKITKAIFAAAQSVGGKNQAKADDLTRKVESVLKETYRGNIPAVEDIQDVVEKILIEEGHAKTAKAYILYRKRHEEIREVKNLFMDAEEMIEDYVNLDDWRVNENANMSFSLQGLNNHIVENITKKYWLNKIYDKNLRDSHIKGDLHIHDLGLLAPYCCGWDLEAFLEQGFKGAQGKVESRPPKHFESALGQLVNLLYTLQGEAAGAQAVSSIDTYLAPFIHYDGLDYTQVKKSLQRFVFNLNVPTRVGFQTPFTNVTLDIAPHPLLTKQPVKIAGALKDKNYGEFQEEMDMFNQAFCEVMMEGDGAGRAFSFPIPTINITKDFPWHAPVVNSIMEMTRKFGTPYFANFLNSDLAPEDVRSMCCRLRLDNRELRKRGGGLFGANPLTGSINVVTLNMARIGYLATSEEEFKKEVRLLMEKSREICDAKRVMLEKYMEAGLYPYSKFYLQGVKDNTGEYFKNHFSTIGLNGMNEACVNLLGKDITTPEGNQFAVEIMEFMNKVIQIFQEETGSLWNLEASPAEGAAYRFARLDKKMYGKIFTQGEKEPYYTNSTQLPVGHTEDFFEALELQEKLQSLYTGGTVMHGFLGEEVGDVETCKTLIKTAMEKSSVPYITITPTFSICPEHGYIKGEHFQCPTCNRNSEVWTRVVGFHRPVQAWNKGKKEEYKDRETFSDEISLANLIKPAN
- the murI gene encoding glutamate racemase yields the protein MIKPIGVFDSGLGGISVLAQMITTLPEERYLYFGDSKNAPYGEKTREEVLYYSKSVAQKLLDQNAKAMVVACNTATSAAISDLRSLYNIPIIGMEPAVKPAVNMENIHRVVVMATPFTLREEKFHELVRNIDTNKEILKLPCPGLVQLIEQEGGVGAKVLEYLRKLLGKASIGKGDVIVLGCTHYVFLTDTIKQMLNNQVPLVHGNIGTVLQLKNQLKKHQLILGKKNASINQNFDKKNKLLISKSHLKTRVQILNSHQDPGFNPTGWNLLMYELNKIFKEK